The sequence ACTGTGAGGACACTTACTATCGGTGAGTATAGAATCGATCTCGGCTCTTAATTTCACTTCTCAAACACTATCGTGGCTGCATTTTTTTGGATAGGTTTCATTTTTCAATGGGTGGGGTTTAGGGTGttccaaaaatacaaaaatggaaTAGGATCATTAAATGATAtaaaatttttatattatatgaacttcaaaatagtttgaatttccaaatataatttaaactaaTATAATCCTAGTATGGAACTAACGTCTCTGAATTTTACAATTATCATTAGTTGCATACTAGATTCTCAAGTATAACCGAGGGTTTGAAGTGCATTTAATAAAGTtctgtaaaaataaattaattactaGGAGCTATTAAATAACTGTGGTTATATATTACTTATTACGTGTTAAGAACATCTTTCTCATCAACAGATTCGAAGAGATTGAAATTTTTCTGATTCGCCCTAATATGGCGTTTTCTTAGTGCAGGAAgtgcaaatttcaaaaaatttacgCTCCATTTATTTCTTTTGCTTGTGATACTATTATTTTTTATCCTCATCTAATTGCAGTTCTGATAACAAGAAGGCGTCTCTGGAGGAAACCAAAAACTACACTACCCAATCGTTGGCTAGTGTTGCATATCAAATCAACACGTTGGCATACAATTTTCTACAGCTGATGGACCTCCAGGCCACCCAGATGGCCGAAATGGAGTCTCAAATGAATCACATTTCGCAGACAGTAATGATCCACAAGGAAAAAGTGGCTCGTAGAGAGATTGGTGTTCTGACGGCTAACAAAGTCAGCACGAGACAGTACAAGATTGTCGCTCCTTTAAATCCCGAGAAACCTATCAAATATGTGCGAAAACCTATTGATTATGGGTTGTTGGATGAGATTGGACATGGCATAGCTTTGACTAATAACAACCAAAAGAAGCACCGCATTTCCAGTCAGGGTTCAATCCAATCCCTCTCAGTGAACAATATTTCGGTTGGTCCGCCACCAACTACAAAGCCACCAACGCCACCGCAGATGACTCGCAGTGCTGGACACACGGGAACTCTCGGTAAGAACGCCAGCAATACGGGCACATTGGGCAAATCATCGAGAGAGTATCGCACCCCACCGGTGGTGATTCCACCGCAAGTTCCATCGCATTATGCTCCCAACTTTCCGGTTGGACATCCTCGACGTACGTCCGGTGGTGGCGGTGGCAGTGGGGAACGCGGCCCAGGCTACAGCGCTCTTCCAATGCCACCGAGTCAGATTGCGATGCACCATCCGCCGCAGGTGGGAATGGTTCACCCGCTGGCAACGACTCAGCACCAGTCGACATTCGATGAGCGCAATAGCATGCCACGTGAGTATTCTGTCTTATTTAGGTATTTGGATAATACTGTAGTGTGGGCTATGTAGCCGAGGTCTTTGGAGTTCCCactagaaattctttaaaatttgcaTAGAAAATcctccatttttttaaatttccaaagtaaacgagaaatttttggaatttcagcGTGAAATGCAatttactttttcttttgaaTTCTAATCTTTGTACTTTCTTGTAGCTCCACCGTCACCGCTTACGGTTACACATGAGATGCCCGATCACGGTCACATAGGCATGCACACGCTTAGTCGGAACATGCCGCGTCCGGGATCTCAATCTCCACCATTGCCACCGCCTCCTCCTCCCGAGGAGTCCGATCACGCTGACTTTGGACGACCGAGGAACACTCAAAGCTTAGTGGCGGCTATCGTTCCGGATGACCAGAACCTTCCCGGCTGGGTACCGAAGAACTACATCGAAAAGGTGGTCGCTATTTACGACTACTATGCCGACAAGGATGATGAGTTGAGCTTCCAAGAGAGCTCTGTTCTGTATGTGTTAAAGAAAAACGACGACGGGTGGTGGGAAGGCGTTATGGATGGCGTAACAGGACTTTTCCCCGGAAATTATGTCGAACCATGCGTATAGATTCAACTGTAAGCTACGATAATTAGTTTAGTTCGATcacttttatattttaatttatcTCATTTCAGATTATCGATCGTAAACCAATTTAACATAATATAAACACTATAatgttatttaatttcatttcatatAAGCATAGAACATCAACAAATTCCAATATATGATACCATGCAATTTATTCAATCCACGTATTATCTATAAACTAACATTAAATCGAAATATACGATAGGCAGTCATCAATATTTAGAAAATgagtattttattgtttttcgaaCGTATTCATGACTTTTATTGATACAATGAAAAAATAACTGAGCTCGGAGaggagtgaatttgatgaattaTGTCGTaacaaatattatatttttttcctatttCCCCTCTTCCCtaattaaattttataatttgatGGTTTCATTAGGAAGTAATataatattcttttttttttccaaaaaactaaacaaaaacTGATGAATTGTGTGATTTTATCATTTAAGTGAATTATTTTTTACTTATTTCCCATCCCTTTCATTATCCAAATTTTAGCATATTGAAAGTTCCCTTCATGGCAGGGTTCCTTCCTAATTAGTAATCTAATCAGGAATTGGCATAACCTGATTGCACAGAACTAAACATTGTTTCAATTATACTAAATCAAATCGTTCCATCCGCTTGGCGACTACGATtatgtcgccgttggtatgtaAGCGTAAATGAAACATTGCCTGCTGCgatccaacgatagaatcgcggcgactagttgagttgttgccgtcgcggcgatggaaTCGCTGAGGTCTGGGAGAGCCATCACTCAGCAGAATTTCAACAAGATCCGAAGATGATGCAATTTATAAGATTTTTGAAAGTTTTATATGGAAGATGCGATTTGAAACTTCAATGGCTGTTATCTCAGTATGCGGAAAACAGTATTGGATTGATATGCGAGTAAGGGGATACAAGATAGCCAAATAGGGAGTCAAGGGGactatactgcctatgatcgcatatcagtcccatatgaaTTTTCGTCGTTTTCGAGTTAGCACCTGTAACGGTCATTTACATCATAGTATTATCAAATGCAGCTGTAAAATAGGCATGTTTGTTCATAAAAAGTCGAAAAAAGAAATCAAGCCAGTTCGTTCCAGATGAAAAATGACCGCATATGAGTCCCTTTTTCTATGATAATGGGATTCATATGCGGTTATTTTCTGGATAGGACAAGTAGGCTTGATGTTTGTTCCTCATTTTCTCCATTCGAAGTtttttcatatgggactgatatgcgatcatgtGCAGTATATATACTTACAAAATGTATTCAACTGACGTTATAGTTTAGTTTTTACTAACGATAATGCGTTTTAGCCACAAACATGCAGTAGGTCTACTGAAATAATAGTTTCATTCTATCTGGTAGCAACATTAGTTTGTTCAAAGTGTAACAATCACGGCTATAATTGAAAAAAGTTCACAGATTTATAAAGCCATATAAGTACATGATTTAATGGACGTTTTGTTTCCACGTGTAGTGTCATCAATTTTTCGCCACCATTTATAAGCCGAGATATCAGATTTAAATGCCATTGATGGTTCAATTTAAAGCTTTAGAGAGATATTTTGCGAGTCAGATAAATCATCCAAATATTCTTCAATCATCGCTCGATGTGCTCTGGGTGCTGCCATAGCTGCTGCGCAAACGGTTGATCGACGGAAGCTTTGGTCCCACAGGCGGACCCATCACTCGATCCGGATTAATAAGGTTGCCTTCCGCATCAATCGGAGGTAAGGGCGACGGGGACCAATCGGAGCTCGAACTAGAACTGCCGGGTGAGGTCATGCTAAAAATGTGAATTATTGTGATACGTTTCTCTTGAACAATCCACATATGTAGAAAAACTCACCCTCGCTCTCGGAGGGGAATTGGAGGCAACTTGCTGTCGTAATAGTCGCGACTAGCTGTGTAGAGTCCACTGTTGTAAGTACTGGCGTGAATCTCTTGCTGATATAGTGCATACAATTCTCGAAGGTCATCTGGAAGTTCAACTTTTCCTTCTGTaattatggaattttttttagggaaaccAAATGAAGTAATTAAAAGCCAACAATCATTAGGAAAAAATAACCTTCTATGATTCTGCGTTGTGTGCTAATGATATCCTCGCATAAGCGTCTCTGACGTTCTGCTCTTAACAACTGTAAATCTCTTCGTCTGAGTTCCGCTTGTCGAGCTAAGCGTTCCGCTTGTAGGGAGACCTATTGGGCGATTTGTTCAGTTAACGATATCTCATCAAATACATTTGTTCTATTTCACCTTATCCGCTTCCAATTCGTGTACTCTACATAACAAAGACAATAGTTCCCTTTCTTCGTCACTGCTGattctctccggaagttcctgataCATCAAAATGCGCAAATCAAAAATAATCGTACATGTTAATCGTAATTCGTAATCGTATTTATCAAACGTAATAGTTTATGTTGCGAAGTAATGTTCTGGCGTAAGGATAATAACAAAAGAAACACGATTATTTGAGCAAAGCATAGCATAGTCACGGTGTACTTCATAGATTGGACACTAGGAATACTCCCCATcaaccaaaagttcagattGTACTTGTGGAgtgtacagtgactataataacagtgccgtcaagtgtcaaaattggaacagaatcatctgtcagttccatacaaatgcgcgttccaaacgagcaggagacctgtcaaacgtagcttatgacgttactcttcttataggactctagtGGAGTGAAAGATGTTCACGCACTTGGTTCGAATCTAGCTTCATTGTTCATAAACCGAACTTAACTCTCAAAATTAATACATTTAATAAACTTGAAAGTTCAAGAGAAGTTGCTTATTCCTCTTCATCTGGACTTTAAAGTTCACGTGATGTTACTGAAATTATGGTTCCGAACTTCTAATAAGAAGTTCGGTTCAAGTATTAACCGAACCTCTAATCAgcttgaaaaatcaatattattcCGAACTATAAAGTTCACAGCTCGCTACTTTGGAGCTTGTTCCGAAATTCtaatcacagagaaacagacgtatTCACGCAACACATGTTTCATCGTCTCCTTTTGACCGGTGGTTTTTTTTGTTAGTAGTCGATTGGCCATCGATGGCGCTTCAATCGATTttacttgtgtttgacgtttgctcactaccgccatctggtttccGATTGATCACACATATATGGgcatttagcattgggcgataatgttttcgtgacgatgattttgattgcattttgttctaagtgagacgtctgtttctttgtgatataagTATGGCGAATCCAGTATCCAGAACGTTGCAACAGcaggaagggtacgatgggcaaggcatgttgcaagaatgccggacaacaactttacaaagatggtgttcgcttccgacccggcaggtacaagaggtattccgggctcaggatcgtgatCCCGCCGCGTAAGCTTGACAATGTCCTTCCGAAGGGCGGCCGATGTACCATCGATCTCCTTGGCTTGAGTTGGGCAGTAGGCTACGATGAGGGTGACGACGGAAGTGTACGATGGAAATCTACCCCAACGGCCTCGATGATTTTGAGCTGCAGACGATAATTGAGCCACACTTCCTCCCCTTACGTTGGACCAATCGAGTCTCACCGCACGGAAGACCGGAATACGTACACTcacctcgggcttcaggtgcGTTTCCGTGATGAAAGCCACGTCGAACTCTCTCTCATCGAGGGAACCCTCAAGCTCAACGATTTTGCTTTTTAGTGAGCAAACGTTCCATTGACCACCCTTGTAGCCATTTTCAATGCCGAACATGCCCAGGGTAACgaagatctggtcgaagcgTTTTTTACATCCGCGTATAGTCGCATTCGGAACTAGCTGCTCCGATGTGTAGAGTGATGGGTCGCGCTCGGCCGGAAGGGGCTCATTGTCctgacgacggaatccaggggGAGGAAGTGGGGCTCATTCACTGGTGGATGGAGCGTGTGGTGTTGAAGCTTGAATCGATGTTGCAGCGCGGCCGCTAGCTGTTTGTGAGGTTGCAAAGGTGGAATTATTGGTATCGCTCGTCGGGGAGCTAGGATGGCCGGGAAGTTAGCCTCGTTGAGAGTCAAGGCCTTCTTCCGGGTTTTCAAAAACGCCGCCCGCTTTAGACAGTCCTTGGTTGTAGCCCAGTGTTTGTTGCCGCAGTTGGAGCATTTGGGATCAGCCACCTCGAAGTTGCCCGAGCACGAAGTTGAAGCAGTTGAATGGTGCACTAAGTGACGTTGCGGTGCACTGGttgatatcgctcccagtcaacgacggtgtaatttataacgccgaccagcttcaggtccttccacgtgATGGAACCGTGTGGACTaagtaaagctggtcgcgatatctcttCGTCTTGCCGTGACAATCGATTTTGTGCACGGCCACTGGCTTCAGGCCATAGCTCTCGTGCTCCGTAATAAGATCTTCTTCCTTCGTGTCGTGAagccctcgcagcaaagccttgagcgggtTCGTGCCgaggtggtcatgagtgtaaaaCTCcacgaggaactccacgacggactGATGATGGTCTTTGTTTGTAGGCATCAATTGCACGTCCTTGCTGCaaagccgaaaagtacatttcagcccctttgCGATCAGCTGGCTTATTTTCGGGCGAAAATTCTACGGATCGTCCTTCACAAACacaggcgggcacttctccttccgctccggttgcacctgcggcagctgcgattgctgcttctttcgtttcttcggcggattgccggtaTCGTCGATTGGCAACGACGAAtatacgttgctctgcaaaagctgcttggaggggttacccgcgcctccaagagcagtgcgcttaggcacctttcccgcgaccgaatcggccaccgagtctcccatgacaggttcgggagaaaataacgccaatgCGACGaaacgaaaacgtaaacagATCGAAGCGAACGatcgagaaaaaacacttggaaaaaatgcgcaagcaaaaagcacgtccaTATGCGCTGTTGTCACAAACTGGAATTGCATCTCCACTCCATCCACCAATCCTTTCGATCGAAAAACGCTTGACATCCATGTCTCGGTACCAAGTATGTTGACACTGTGCAGTTTGTTTCTTTTCACCGCCATACCCGCTTCCGACATCTTAGGCACATACTGATTGAGGCAAGTTTTACAAACACAACAATCCCATCATAGGCACACTTCACTTCACCACAGTgattacccaagtaaccaaaagttcctttaagcaGCTcagtactcttaaaggaacttttggttacttgaaAATAACATCGAATCCTTTCAACGCGAGCTTGTGGATTGAAAACATTCGCCTTCCAAAACTGGAACAAAAAAAACGTAATCCAACATAACCGCCATGCGCTTGCCTTCACCGTTCACTTCAAACAGTACTCCGGTTCCGCAACCAGCTGATTTCGTAATAGTACCATCTGCCAGTGTCACTTCAATCACCATATCCTTCTTGAACTCAGTGAAGGATCCGCGATCATTTGTCATGTGGCAAGTGCATCAATCACATCGCCTGCGAGGAAACACACCGCTCCAACAACATCACTGTTATCACACTCCGATCTTTTCGCGGATTTTTATACTAGCCTGCTTCGAGTGCTGCCCTGGAATTGGTTTCAACGATTCTTTCGAATTCTCGTCCTTTTTCGCTTGCAGGAATTTACGTCAATTCCGGCGAAAATGCCCCGCCTGATGACAGAATAAACATTTCTTTTCGGTCTTGGTTTTGATTTGACGTTAGTTTGTAGAGCTTTCTCCTCCTTCGGCAAATTGTTCTGCTGACCCGAGCGCTTATGAGGCTCACCCAGTTCAATGCCTGCATTTTCGAGCCGTTCGTACAGGTTTTCGATCTGATCGATCTGTTTTTCCACGTCACCTCGTTCAACTAAATTCAACGCACACAGCTGCTGGAGCAGCATAGCTTGAATTCCTATCATCGGTTTTATACTATGTATACTTGTATCCACATTTCCCGCGTCATTTTAGCCTTCTTCACAAACCGCAACTGGCTGTCTTTTACGAACCAGGCATTTGTCGTACGCGACTTCCGGTCGTCTTCCACCTATTGCACATTGCACCCATTGGTTTCGGCTTGTTGATGACATCCCAAACTTCCTCCCGTTCAAGCAGGGTCTTCATACGATACTTCCAAGAGACGTATAGTCCCTTCGCCCCTAGAAGCTGCCAACCATGTTTCGACGCGTACACAGGTGTTCGTGGCGTGTATATGGATGTGAAGAAGgaaatcaaatattttataaTGGAAACAAAAGCAAATGCTCGGGCAAATGTTTCCTGTGTTAGATGGATAGACACCGACTGGACATATTTTTCAAACGGGAACAACGCCACGATACCGAGATAGGTCAAGAAAAGAAAATCCGTGAAAGTGTTTCATACTCTGCTATAGTGGTGGAAGAGGTTTCTTCCGACAACACCTGGACATGAATCATAGAAGGAAGCGCCCGATCTCGAAACGGATGTGCCCAGCCCGACGAGAGAAAAAACGTTCCAGGAAAAATGCAAGTGATAGCGATTGCCAGGCTACAACATGTGCAAATCACCCGGTGAGTGGATGTCTAGAAACAAAAGAAGATAGAGGAACTTAGGACCAGTAGATGTTGCAGCTCCGTTGAGTTGTTTCTACGACATTTAAGCCGAATTAAACATTCGAAAGTTACGAAACTGGTGAGCGTTTCCGAATATCCATAATGTTAACACTATACGATATTCTTGTACCTTCGCCGCAAAATCGTACGGCACGAAAAATTCGTCTCGTTATTTAGGTCGGTTTGCAAGATTTGTACCAATAATGATCCAACTCTAAAGGCTACTATTCTGTGTCTTAGAGTCTGTTTTTGAGTTCGCATGCCTtgatttctacattttttagCATTTACCTGTGAAAAATCAATGCCACAAATACATACTTACATCTTCTAATGCTACGCCCCTTTTTCTGCATTCTTCCAAATCATTTTCAGTAGTAACCCGTATCTCACGATATCTTTTCACCTCCTTCTCTATAGCGGAGAGCTCATTCCAAGCAGATCTCAAAgcagaatttccctcggaatcagaatctaaaatgaCTGTAAAATGTATCGATAAAGGTTTAAAAACGTTCTCCTGCATTCAGCAACTTACCATCATCTTCATCCATCCGATCGTACAACTTGCCTTGCCGACTCTGCCAGTGTGATATAACCATGTGCTGGCGCTCTGAATCCAGCTCCAAACCCAGCAGATGACTGTCCGCTTCCAGAAGTCTCCGACGAAGTCTCATCTGTTGCTTGAATGTTTGCACAATTTGCTCCCGAAGGTATTTCAGTTCAACTTTTTTCTGCTGTTCCTCGGATGAGTTTTCCTGTTCCGGCCGTTGCTGTCGCTGAAGAGCAGCTCCGCTCCGTGGACGATCTGATAGCATTTTGCTCTTCAATCTGCTAACCTCTTCGCGTAGTTCGGCAACCATGCCTTGATAATGTGCGATCGGAAGTTCGCGGTTTTCTTCTAGGATCGTAGGGTTTTGTAAGCGAGTTGTAATGTGATTGGCTCGATCTGCATAAACTAATGTGTTTTTAGTTTCGTCTCGGTGTTTTGCTTCTGGTGCTACGTGTGCGATCATTACCGTCTTGCAGCGACCACTAAGAGCCTCTTTAAGTAACCTTGTTAGCTTGGAGTCGCGGTAATTGACATAGCGTGCACCGCCCGCTAGGGCGTTGATACAATTCCCAAGCGCAAGTAAGCTGCGGTTTATGTGGGCTCCTTCTTGAAGACGTTTACCACGGTTCTTTGTTTTACGAGCTCGTTCTGACCCGGCTAGATCCGTTAAGAATAGACGGCCTTGTTTTGTTCCAATAGGTGTCTGGTTGAGCACAGTGATGCTGAGTAGAGCATGGCTACGCGAAGAGGTTTGATTGGCTGCGGTCGGCTCCACTGTTCGTGCCCTATTACCCTTAATCAGTAACTGGATGACTTCATGTCGGGAAGTGGTAGATATTTCTGAGAGTCCAGTTACCAGTTGGTTACCTTTATTGTCCTGCAATTAGAATTCAACAGAaggaataatttaaaaaaataatatctatTGCGAGGCTCTATTCATGTCTAGTTGTGATGTAAATGGCCTCTGTCTTTTCCGCAATCCCGTACGCACTCACCTCACGTAATTCTAGTGGACCACCTGGATTGAGCAAATCTCTAATTAACTCATTGTAAATTTCTAAATATGATAGTGAAATCTGAAAAAAAGCAGAAGAACAAGTATTAGGACTGAATATTAATTTTGTTGCATTTGTTTTCTTCTAATTTAGCAATACGTAATTGATGGATTACACTGCGCaacaaattatgaaaaaaaatctcgcttcAAGATGAAACCAAATTTTCGGTTTTCGGACTGAGGTTTGGGGTCTCTAGTGACCCCTggtgaaagaatttctgaaaaaattggAACGCAGCTTTAAAATTCAAGACGCAAGTTTCACCGGAGTTTCACCGGAGACGCAAGTTTCACCTCAGCCCGGAAACATCGCATAGGATTCGGGTAGTAGTTGCGCGTTGGGCAGCGAGACCAACCGAAGTTGATATGCTCCGGGATGACGGTTCCTGTGATGGTTAGAACGATGGCGGGAGTGTTCACCAGCTttccagtcaacacaagatcgtatatgatgtcacataa comes from Armigeres subalbatus isolate Guangzhou_Male chromosome 2, GZ_Asu_2, whole genome shotgun sequence and encodes:
- the LOC134217374 gene encoding kinesin-like protein KIF19 isoform X2, translating into MASQTPSAPGSGSNIPSSSGSNSSLTNVHSDERLVVAVRIRPLNDGNEPNCVQVASYRTLLFDEGNRNKPKKYNYDHVFGEKSTQEEVYETTTASLVQDVLNGYNAAVFAYGATGSGKTHTMLGPNPKRAAVVSEQGDTTVGTAKSQQDSGLMIKAVADIFKFIEASENPDNFKISLSYLEIYNELIRDLLNPGGPLELREDNKGNQLVTGLSEISTTSRHEVIQLLIKGNRARTVEPTAANQTSSRSHALLSITVLNQTPIGTKQGRLFLTDLAGSERARKTKNRGKRLQEGAHINRSLLALGNCINALAGGARYVNYRDSKLTRLLKEALSGRCKTVMIAHVAPEAKHRDETKNTLVYADRANHITTRLQNPTILEENRELPIAHYQGMVAELREEVSRLKSKMLSDRPRSGAALQRQQRPEQENSSEEQQKKVELKYLREQIVQTFKQQMRLRRRLLEADSHLLGLELDSERQHMVISHWQSRQGKLYDRMDEDDDSDSEGNSALRSAWNELSAIEKEVKRYREIRVTTENDLEECRKRGVALEDELPERISSDEERELLSLLCRVHELEADKVSLQAERLARQAELRRRDLQLLRAERQRRLCEDIISTQRRIIEEGKVELPDDLRELYALYQQEIHASTYNSGLYTASRDYYDSKLPPIPLRERGMTSPGSSSSSSDWSPSPLPPIDAEGNLINPDRVMGPPVGPKLPSINRLRSSYGSTQSTSSDD
- the LOC134217374 gene encoding kinesin-like protein KIF19 isoform X1, whose amino-acid sequence is MASQTPSAPGSGSNIPSSSGSNSSLTNVHSDERLVVAVRIRPLNDGNEPNCVQVASYRTLLFDEGNRNKPKKYNYDHVFGEKSTQEEVYETTTASLVQDVLNGYNAAVFAYGATGSGKTHTMLGPNPKRAAVVSEQGDTTVGTAKSQQDSGLMIKAVADIFKFIEASENPDNFKISLSYLEIYNELIRDLLNPGGPLELREDNKGNQLVTGLSEISTTSRHEVIQLLIKGNRARTVEPTAANQTSSRSHALLSITVLNQTPIGTKQGRLFLTDLAGSERARKTKNRGKRLQEGAHINRSLLALGNCINALAGGARYVNYRDSKLTRLLKEALSGRCKTVMIAHVAPEAKHRDETKNTLVYADRANHITTRLQNPTILEENRELPIAHYQGMVAELREEVSRLKSKMLSDRPRSGAALQRQQRPEQENSSEEQQKKVELKYLREQIVQTFKQQMRLRRRLLEADSHLLGLELDSERQHMVISHWQSRQGKLYDRMDEDDVILDSDSEGNSALRSAWNELSAIEKEVKRYREIRVTTENDLEECRKRGVALEDELPERISSDEERELLSLLCRVHELEADKVSLQAERLARQAELRRRDLQLLRAERQRRLCEDIISTQRRIIEEGKVELPDDLRELYALYQQEIHASTYNSGLYTASRDYYDSKLPPIPLRERGMTSPGSSSSSSDWSPSPLPPIDAEGNLINPDRVMGPPVGPKLPSINRLRSSYGSTQSTSSDD
- the LOC134217375 gene encoding abl interactor 2, encoding MDDLITLIRTEIPEGRQNLQESYTNLERVAEYCEDTYYRSDNKKASLEETKNYTTQSLASVAYQINTLAYNFLQLMDLQATQMAEMESQMNHISQTVMIHKEKVARREIGVLTANKVSTRQYKIVAPLNPEKPIKYVRKPIDYGLLDEIGHGIALTNNNQKKHRISSQGSIQSLSVNNISVGPPPTTKPPTPPQMTRSAGHTGTLGKNASNTGTLGKSSREYRTPPVVIPPQVPSHYAPNFPVGHPRRTSGGGGGSGERGPGYSALPMPPSQIAMHHPPQVGMVHPLATTQHQSTFDERNSMPPPPSPLTVTHEMPDHGHIGMHTLSRNMPRPGSQSPPLPPPPPPEESDHADFGRPRNTQSLVAAIVPDDQNLPGWVPKNYIEKVVAIYDYYADKDDELSFQESSVLYVLKKNDDGWWEGVMDGVTGLFPGNYVEPCV